In Pseudomonas sp. MM213, a genomic segment contains:
- a CDS encoding DUF1127 domain-containing protein has product MNGLSDVRLTLRSQELAAGQINGTREALMRNAPSGLSRWGLFWHRLHTRKALLELTPEQLRDVGLSREQAREEGLKPFWRI; this is encoded by the coding sequence ATGAACGGCTTGAGCGATGTGCGGCTGACGTTACGCAGTCAGGAACTGGCGGCAGGGCAAATCAACGGTACGCGCGAGGCGTTGATGCGCAACGCACCGTCGGGCCTGAGTCGCTGGGGTCTGTTCTGGCATCGTCTGCACACGCGCAAGGCGTTGCTGGAACTGACGCCGGAGCAATTGCGGGATGTGGGGTTGAGCCGGGAACAGGCGCGGGAGGAGGGGCTTAAGCCATTCTGGCGGATCTGA
- a CDS encoding YkgJ family cysteine cluster protein, giving the protein MSCNSQKIRTLRQQIPSFECVPGCHDCCGPVTTSPEEMSRLPRKTRAEQDAAMDELNCVHLGPNGCTVYDERPLICRLFGTTKTLPCPNGRGPVELIHPRVEKQIHEYMASTRQVLV; this is encoded by the coding sequence ATGAGCTGCAACAGTCAGAAAATCCGCACGTTGCGACAGCAGATTCCCTCGTTCGAGTGCGTGCCCGGCTGCCATGACTGCTGCGGGCCGGTGACCACCTCGCCGGAAGAAATGTCCCGCCTGCCGCGCAAGACCCGCGCCGAGCAGGATGCGGCGATGGATGAACTCAACTGTGTGCACTTGGGGCCCAACGGCTGCACGGTGTATGACGAGCGACCGCTGATTTGCCGGTTGTTCGGCACCACCAAGACCTTGCCGTGCCCGAATGGGCGGGGGCCGGTGGAGCTGATTCATCCGCGGGTCGAGAAGCAGATTCATGAGTACATGGCTTCCACCCGGCAGGTGCTCGTCTGA
- a CDS encoding aminotransferase-like domain-containing protein, which yields MTLYVNLAELLGTRIEQGFYRPGDRLPSVRALSVEHGVSLSTVQQAYRVLEDSGLAMPKPKSGYFVPASRDLPELPAIGRPAQRPVDISQWDQVLELIRAVPRKDVVQLGRGMPDITTPTMKPLLRNLARISRRQDMPGLYYDNIHGTLELREQIARLMLDSGCQLTANDLVITTGCHEALSTSIRSICEPGDIVAVDSPSFHGAMQTLKGLNMKALEIPTDPLTGISLDALELALEQWPIKAIQLTPNCNNPLGYIMPESRKRALLTLAQRFDVAIIEDDVYGELAYNYPRPRTIKSFDEDGRVLLCSSFSKTLAPGLRIGWVAPGRYLERVLHMKYISTGSTAPQPQIAIAEFLKAGHFEPHLRRVRAQYQRNRDIMIDWVSRYFPAGTRASRPQGSFMLWVELPDGFDTLKLNRALHDQGVQIAVGSIFSPSGKYRNCLRMNYAAKPTPQIEDAVRKVGAAAIKLLAENENFTD from the coding sequence ATGACCCTTTACGTCAACCTCGCCGAATTGCTCGGCACGCGGATCGAACAGGGCTTCTATCGCCCCGGCGACCGGCTGCCGTCGGTGCGGGCATTGAGCGTCGAACACGGGGTCAGCCTGAGCACGGTGCAGCAGGCCTATCGAGTGCTGGAAGACAGCGGCCTGGCGATGCCGAAACCCAAGTCCGGCTACTTCGTCCCGGCCAGCCGCGACTTGCCGGAACTGCCAGCGATTGGCCGTCCGGCGCAACGTCCTGTGGATATCTCGCAGTGGGACCAGGTGCTGGAACTGATCCGCGCTGTGCCACGCAAAGACGTGGTGCAACTGGGTCGCGGCATGCCGGACATCACCACGCCAACCATGAAACCATTGCTGCGCAACCTCGCGCGCATCAGTCGGCGACAGGACATGCCCGGCCTGTATTACGACAACATCCACGGCACCCTCGAACTGCGTGAGCAAATCGCCCGCCTGATGCTCGACTCCGGCTGCCAACTGACGGCCAACGACCTGGTGATCACCACCGGCTGCCACGAAGCGCTGTCCACCAGCATTCGCTCCATCTGTGAGCCGGGCGACATCGTCGCGGTGGATTCGCCGAGCTTTCACGGCGCCATGCAGACGCTCAAGGGCTTGAACATGAAAGCCCTGGAAATCCCCACCGACCCGCTGACCGGGATCAGCCTCGATGCACTGGAACTGGCCCTGGAGCAATGGCCGATCAAGGCCATACAGTTGACCCCCAACTGCAACAACCCGTTGGGCTACATCATGCCGGAATCGCGCAAACGCGCGTTGTTGACGCTCGCACAGCGCTTCGACGTGGCGATCATCGAAGACGATGTGTATGGCGAACTGGCCTACAACTACCCGCGACCGCGCACGATCAAATCCTTCGACGAAGACGGCCGCGTCCTGCTCTGCAGTTCGTTCTCCAAAACGCTGGCACCCGGCCTGCGCATCGGCTGGGTTGCACCGGGCCGCTATCTGGAGCGGGTGCTGCACATGAAATACATCAGCACCGGCAGCACAGCGCCGCAACCGCAGATTGCCATCGCCGAATTCCTCAAGGCCGGTCACTTCGAGCCTCATTTGCGGCGGGTGCGCGCACAATACCAACGCAATCGCGACATCATGATCGATTGGGTCAGCCGCTATTTTCCCGCTGGCACCCGCGCCAGTCGGCCGCAAGGCAGTTTCATGCTCTGGGTCGAACTGCCCGATGGCTTCGACACCCTGAAACTGAACCGCGCCCTGCACGACCAAGGCGTACAGATTGCCGTCGGCAGCATCTT
- a CDS encoding NAD(P)/FAD-dependent oxidoreductase, whose protein sequence is MNARAQHTASYYAASSLPQPDHPVLKGELVADVCVVGGGFSGLNTALELAERGLSVVLLEAHKIGWGASGRNGGQLIRGVGHGLDQFANVIGTDGVRQMKLMGLEAVEIVRQRVERFQIPCDLTWGYCDLANKPRDLEGFAEDAEELRDLGYRYETRLLQAHEMHSVVGSNRYVGGLIDMGSGHLHPLNLALGEAAAAQQLGARLFEQSAVTRIDYGPEVKVHTAQGSVRAKTLVLGCNAYLNQLNPELSGKVLPAGSYIIATEPLSEEQAHELLPQNMAVCDQRVALDYYRLSADRRLLFGGACHYSGRDPKDIAAYMRPKMLEVFPQLAGARIDYQWGGMIGIGVNRLPQIGRLKDQPNVYYAQAYSGHGVNATHLAGKLLAEAISGQQGGGFDLFAKVPHITFPGGKHLRSPLLALGMLWHRLKELV, encoded by the coding sequence ATGAATGCCCGTGCTCAGCACACCGCCTCTTATTACGCCGCCAGCAGCCTGCCGCAACCCGATCACCCGGTGTTGAAAGGTGAGCTGGTAGCCGATGTGTGCGTGGTCGGCGGCGGGTTTTCCGGGCTGAACACCGCGCTTGAGCTGGCGGAGCGCGGCCTCAGCGTGGTGCTGCTCGAAGCGCACAAGATTGGCTGGGGCGCCAGCGGCCGTAATGGTGGGCAACTGATTCGTGGCGTCGGTCATGGGCTCGATCAGTTCGCCAACGTGATCGGCACGGACGGCGTGCGTCAGATGAAACTCATGGGCCTGGAAGCCGTGGAAATCGTCCGACAACGCGTCGAGCGTTTTCAGATCCCTTGCGACCTGACCTGGGGTTACTGCGATCTCGCCAACAAACCCCGCGACCTGGAAGGTTTCGCCGAAGACGCCGAAGAACTGCGCGACCTCGGCTACCGCTATGAAACCCGATTGCTGCAAGCGCATGAGATGCACAGCGTGGTGGGTTCCAATCGCTACGTCGGCGGCCTGATCGACATGGGTTCGGGCCATTTGCACCCACTGAATCTGGCATTGGGCGAAGCCGCCGCCGCGCAGCAACTGGGCGCCAGACTGTTCGAGCAATCGGCAGTGACCCGCATTGATTACGGCCCGGAGGTGAAGGTCCATACGGCTCAAGGTTCGGTTCGCGCAAAAACCCTGGTGCTGGGCTGCAACGCCTACCTCAACCAACTCAACCCCGAACTCAGCGGCAAGGTGTTGCCCGCCGGCAGCTACATCATCGCCACCGAACCCTTGAGCGAAGAACAGGCACATGAACTGCTGCCGCAGAACATGGCGGTGTGTGATCAAAGGGTGGCGCTGGATTACTACCGGCTCTCGGCGGATCGTCGTTTGCTGTTCGGTGGCGCCTGCCATTATTCAGGTCGAGACCCGAAGGACATCGCCGCGTATATGCGGCCGAAGATGCTTGAGGTGTTCCCGCAACTGGCTGGCGCGAGGATTGATTATCAGTGGGGCGGGATGATCGGCATTGGCGTAAACCGATTGCCGCAGATTGGCCGGCTCAAGGACCAGCCTAACGTGTATTACGCCCAGGCCTACTCAGGTCACGGCGTGAATGCCACGCATCTGGCTGGCAAGCTGCTGGCCGAAGCGATCAGTGGTCAGCAGGGTGGCGGGTTCGATCTGTTTGCCAAGGTGCCGCACATTACCTTCCCCGGCGGGAAGCATTTGCGTTCGCCGTTGTTGGCGCTGGGGATGTTGTGGCATCGGCTTAAAGAGTTGGTCTGA